In Paraflavitalea devenefica, a single window of DNA contains:
- a CDS encoding S41 family peptidase — translation MKHIMVMGMLLIAVSIKAQICVCEKEFLHIKNIVEHNFAGFPDRIKALSKAVYQKKTDELLQLTRDKFASDNCPLIISRYLDIFKSNHLGFSLDLDYSKTDTDFVNHRPIFNITEEKIAELKKSRSWEGIYYFIHDSSTKIAVIKDPSPLHDYVGVTLESTRPTWKKGMIKWEGKLVNDSLLRGLLYMRNHRPKMEGFNLWEDNNRIGGDWRREGAPVKEYSRSASTREQSPTIEAKSLTPTTFYIRMASFNPRYKPVIDSILKANEGLLNSTPNLVLDLRDNGGGADACWELLIPWFYTQPIKTIGADIWATETTISRYKKWVEDKSLPKEMVDNISRQVASMEKSKGQWIKKNDDHTDSSFRPKPFPQKIVILINKWCGSSTEELLLAARQSSKVILAGENTVGNLDYSNIVTIPFSCYPYTLVYATTRSRRLDIHQGIDNIGIAPKYRLAEGTDWIREALKIAEQQDAGNQQMDNIIQNRFR, via the coding sequence ATGAAACATATTATGGTAATGGGAATGCTATTGATAGCCGTCAGCATAAAGGCCCAGATATGTGTCTGCGAAAAAGAGTTCCTGCACATAAAGAACATTGTTGAGCACAATTTTGCCGGGTTTCCCGACAGGATAAAAGCCCTTTCAAAAGCAGTTTATCAAAAGAAGACCGATGAATTACTGCAACTTACCCGCGACAAATTTGCCAGCGACAATTGCCCGCTCATCATAAGCCGGTATCTTGATATTTTTAAAAGTAATCACCTTGGCTTCTCGCTGGACCTTGACTATTCCAAAACCGATACAGATTTCGTTAACCACCGTCCTATTTTCAACATAACTGAAGAGAAGATAGCAGAATTAAAGAAGTCCCGATCTTGGGAAGGCATCTATTATTTCATACATGATTCATCCACCAAAATTGCTGTAATAAAAGACCCCTCCCCACTTCATGACTATGTTGGGGTAACACTGGAATCCACCAGACCAACCTGGAAAAAAGGCATGATCAAGTGGGAAGGCAAATTGGTAAATGACAGTTTACTCAGGGGCTTATTGTATATGCGCAACCACAGGCCTAAGATGGAAGGTTTTAACCTGTGGGAGGACAATAACAGGATCGGCGGAGACTGGCGTCGTGAGGGTGCGCCTGTAAAGGAATACAGCCGGTCTGCTTCCACGCGTGAACAATCTCCCACCATAGAGGCAAAAAGCCTTACGCCAACTACATTTTACATTAGAATGGCCAGTTTTAATCCCCGTTATAAACCAGTCATAGATTCCATACTGAAAGCCAATGAGGGTTTATTAAATTCAACACCCAACCTGGTACTGGACCTACGCGACAATGGCGGAGGCGCCGATGCCTGCTGGGAGCTGTTGATTCCCTGGTTCTACACCCAACCCATCAAAACGATTGGAGCTGATATATGGGCGACAGAAACCACCATTTCCCGCTATAAAAAATGGGTGGAGGACAAGAGCTTACCAAAGGAAATGGTTGATAACATCAGTCGCCAGGTTGCCAGCATGGAAAAATCAAAAGGGCAATGGATAAAGAAAAATGATGATCATACAGATTCCTCCTTCCGGCCAAAACCATTTCCCCAAAAGATTGTGATTCTCATTAACAAATGGTGTGGCAGTTCAACAGAGGAATTATTATTGGCAGCCCGGCAAAGTTCAAAGGTTATTTTAGCCGGAGAAAATACCGTTGGCAATCTCGACTATTCAAACATTGTAACAATCCCGTTTTCCTGCTACCCTTATACATTGGTATATGCCACCACCCGCAGCCGGCGTTTAGATATTCACCAGGGTATAGACAATATAGGGATCGCCCCAAAGTATCGCCTGGCAGAAGGTACAGACTGGATCAGAGAAGCATTAAAAATAGCGGAACAGCAGGATGCAGGCAATCAGCAAATGGATAACATAATCCAAAATCGTTTCAGATAA
- a CDS encoding DUF4097 family beta strand repeat-containing protein, which produces MRKYLLMVVLSFTAWIAALGQEYKVRKSSGKMIVNLPAVTIEGYNGNEIIFSSQHKETETDPKAEGLQTINNAGYRDNSGLGISVVEKGNTIEVNEVIQNLDIKILVPKGLIVSFEWNKVTAGAKIVCRNMENEIEIETYDDSVILENVTGPLTVRTIYGSVDAVFKAPVKGPVFIASIHAAIDVAIPVDTKADIKLTSTHSPILVAPDLKIEMEKSEEQPIGSRSTSINGKLNGGGPDCWLTSKFGKIYLRKTK; this is translated from the coding sequence ATGAGAAAGTATTTATTAATGGTTGTTTTGAGTTTTACCGCATGGATAGCCGCTCTGGGACAGGAATACAAAGTCAGGAAATCAAGTGGCAAAATGATCGTGAACCTGCCCGCGGTGACAATAGAAGGGTATAACGGTAACGAGATCATATTTAGTTCCCAACATAAAGAAACGGAAACCGATCCGAAGGCAGAAGGCCTTCAGACCATCAACAATGCCGGCTACCGGGATAACTCAGGACTGGGTATCAGCGTGGTCGAAAAAGGAAATACGATAGAAGTAAACGAGGTTATTCAGAACCTGGACATTAAAATACTGGTGCCCAAAGGCCTGATCGTTTCTTTTGAATGGAATAAAGTGACCGCCGGTGCAAAGATAGTTTGCAGGAACATGGAAAATGAAATTGAGATCGAAACGTATGATGACAGTGTTATACTGGAAAATGTAACAGGTCCGTTAACGGTGCGCACGATATACGGCTCGGTCGATGCTGTATTCAAAGCACCTGTTAAAGGTCCGGTCTTCATCGCATCCATACATGCCGCCATTGACGTAGCCATACCCGTTGATACGAAGGCGGATATTAAACTCACAAGCACCCACAGTCCCATCCTGGTGGCGCCGGACCTGAAGATAGAAATGGAAAAAAGCGAAGAGCAGCCAATAGGCAGTCGTAGTACTTCGATCAATGGAAAACTGAATGGTGGCGGGCCTGATTGCTGGCTTACTTCCAAATTTGGTAAGATTTACCTGCGCAAGACCAAATAA
- a CDS encoding RagB/SusD family nutrient uptake outer membrane protein: MKLRYKHSINIVLLLSAVAVLSSCDKYLGEPPSKTSSLVVTTTDQLNALLNNTSTFYTEGNRTAIYSTDDYYMGTDLYNAGPGTFTIAGIEFAMWDINYLPDDTREIFWSNEYKKIFTANLALEYADKVSGPDADKATIKADAHFVRAYSYWELANTYCLPYTDANKNEAGLPIKNSVSFDEPVARQPLSKVYEQIESDLNEALRITLPLVQNGKPRHWRASTAAVRGFAARYWLSRNNYTLALKYADSALTEYSTLVDYNTNMRYGRDVSLTINPGTPNAQTVTLKFPYTHDNQTDLTDMIGWKEFLYFRMLTHESWWYIPSQALLNLYDQTHDLRYKYHMVQNYSYDRGLIKPAYSYPGYIFFFKDRIPSGPTVAEMLLIKAECQARTGDYNSAMNTLNILRAKRMTPGAWVDLTASSTDDGIKKVLEERRREMPFSQRWFDIRRFNNNDDPNDDVSLSRTFYPYNISTVMTTQAPVEYSLPKNSRRFAAPLPRTEMISSNGLIQQNSY, from the coding sequence ATGAAACTTCGTTATAAGCATAGCATCAATATTGTTTTACTCCTGTCGGCGGTTGCTGTTTTGAGCTCCTGCGACAAATACCTGGGCGAGCCGCCTTCCAAAACCTCTTCGCTGGTGGTAACTACTACGGATCAACTGAACGCTTTGCTGAACAATACCAGTACTTTCTACACGGAAGGCAACCGGACGGCTATCTACAGCACAGACGATTATTATATGGGTACCGATCTGTATAATGCCGGTCCGGGCACCTTTACGATCGCCGGGATAGAATTTGCGATGTGGGACATCAATTACCTGCCCGATGATACGCGTGAAATATTCTGGAGCAATGAGTACAAGAAGATATTCACGGCTAACCTGGCGCTGGAATATGCAGACAAAGTATCGGGCCCCGATGCCGACAAGGCTACGATCAAGGCCGATGCGCATTTTGTAAGGGCCTATAGCTATTGGGAACTGGCCAATACTTATTGCCTGCCTTATACCGACGCCAATAAGAATGAAGCGGGCCTGCCCATTAAAAATTCCGTGTCGTTCGACGAACCGGTAGCCCGTCAGCCTTTATCGAAGGTATATGAGCAGATAGAATCCGATCTCAACGAAGCGCTCAGGATAACGCTGCCGCTAGTGCAGAATGGTAAGCCCCGTCACTGGAGAGCCAGTACGGCCGCTGTGCGCGGCTTTGCTGCGCGCTATTGGCTGAGCCGCAACAATTATACCCTGGCGCTGAAATATGCCGACAGTGCGCTGACGGAATACAGCACGCTGGTGGACTATAACACCAATATGCGCTATGGCCGGGATGTAAGCCTGACTATCAATCCAGGCACGCCCAATGCGCAGACCGTGACACTGAAGTTTCCGTACACGCACGACAACCAAACTGATCTGACCGATATGATCGGCTGGAAGGAGTTCTTGTATTTCCGGATGCTGACCCATGAATCCTGGTGGTATATTCCCAGCCAGGCCCTGCTGAACCTGTACGACCAGACACATGACCTGCGCTACAAATACCATATGGTGCAGAACTACTCGTATGACCGCGGCCTGATCAAGCCCGCCTACAGTTATCCCGGTTATATCTTCTTTTTCAAAGACAGGATACCTTCCGGACCTACTGTAGCAGAAATGCTGCTCATCAAGGCCGAATGCCAGGCCCGCACGGGCGATTATAATAGTGCGATGAATACATTGAACATCCTGCGGGCCAAACGCATGACGCCCGGCGCCTGGGTAGATCTTACCGCTTCCTCCACCGACGACGGGATCAAAAAGGTGCTGGAAGAAAGAAGACGGGAGATGCCCTTTTCCCAGCGCTGGTTCGATATCCGGCGGTTCAATAACAACGACGACCCCAACGACGACGTAAGCCTGTCGAGAACATTTTACCCCTACAATATTTCAACGGTGATGACAACGCAGGCGCCTGTAGAGTACAGTCTACCGAAAAATTCAAGAAGGTTCGCCGCCCCGCTGCCGCGCACTGAAATGATATCGAGCAATGGATTGATACAGCAAAACAGTTATTGA
- a CDS encoding TlpA disulfide reductase family protein — protein sequence MTNKILNGMMALLGGCLLASPAAHAQSSNKQSTLDSLKTVIETQSNNLAAMQQYIAVAGFPNDDVTAQFDTWMKQFPKSAELPFALGEAFYKARDARKTMNYLIKSIQLQNGKNERLSDMLSIAREEDWELDVPRTANTVDSLKKIIERLPDSSLPVRQYLFVMGKDNEATVAQVDAWMKQFPRSVAIPYALGEKYYNAESPKATPYLKRVVELQPNNAKVWQMLSIDAERWGDEHAARGYMGKAAAAAPDDPSYAFYYAMDFEHVDPARWRSAIYELAKRFPNSERGAQGLYWLAARSSDPAERIKVFEQLRTQYPPTKFSWSESGMSGLYDAYLLHGQAQKARELATAMGTASGWPDKAALAVNIAKVQELVKEKKYKDAYQLLDKLKTPRYSRLGSEVALLRSGVLDASGDTKTAYDSLVSLEAKTPNDEVMKTLLKYGGKLGKDAKETDKDVWAAREKTIRTAPAFNLGLYTSDKKASLSDYKGKVVLLTFWFPGCGPCRGEFPHFENVVRKFKGKHLAYLGINVFPEQDDYVLPFMQGTKYSFIPLRGTADWALKTYNVRGEPTNFLIDGEGRIVFSNFMINGDNERMLELMISSMLAKGDQKGASLPGTPAR from the coding sequence ATGACAAACAAGATCTTAAATGGTATGATGGCCTTGTTAGGCGGCTGCCTGCTGGCGTCGCCTGCTGCGCATGCGCAGAGCAGCAACAAGCAATCTACCCTCGACTCACTGAAAACAGTGATAGAAACACAAAGCAATAACCTGGCTGCGATGCAACAGTATATTGCAGTTGCAGGCTTTCCCAATGACGATGTGACTGCGCAGTTCGATACCTGGATGAAGCAGTTCCCCAAATCGGCCGAGCTACCCTTTGCGCTGGGTGAAGCTTTTTATAAAGCACGGGATGCACGCAAGACGATGAATTACCTGATCAAATCCATACAACTTCAAAACGGTAAAAACGAGCGCCTTTCGGATATGCTCAGTATTGCCCGCGAGGAGGATTGGGAACTGGACGTGCCCCGCACTGCCAATACGGTGGATTCGCTGAAAAAGATCATAGAGCGCCTGCCCGACAGCAGCCTGCCGGTAAGGCAATACCTGTTTGTTATGGGCAAGGACAATGAGGCTACCGTGGCGCAGGTGGATGCCTGGATGAAACAGTTTCCGCGTTCCGTGGCCATTCCTTATGCGCTGGGTGAAAAATATTACAACGCTGAAAGCCCGAAAGCAACGCCTTACCTGAAAAGGGTGGTGGAGCTGCAACCCAATAATGCCAAGGTATGGCAGATGCTTTCCATTGATGCAGAGCGCTGGGGCGACGAACATGCTGCACGCGGGTATATGGGCAAGGCCGCTGCTGCTGCACCGGACGACCCTTCCTATGCGTTTTACTATGCTATGGACTTTGAGCATGTGGACCCCGCACGCTGGCGCAGCGCCATCTATGAGCTGGCCAAACGTTTTCCCAATAGCGAGCGTGGCGCGCAGGGGCTGTACTGGCTGGCGGCCCGCTCTTCCGACCCCGCAGAGAGGATAAAAGTATTTGAACAGCTACGTACCCAATACCCGCCCACCAAATTTAGCTGGTCGGAAAGTGGTATGTCGGGCCTGTACGATGCCTATCTCTTACACGGTCAGGCACAGAAAGCCCGGGAGCTGGCAACCGCCATGGGCACAGCCAGTGGCTGGCCCGATAAAGCCGCGTTGGCTGTTAACATCGCCAAAGTGCAGGAGCTGGTAAAGGAGAAGAAATACAAGGATGCTTACCAACTGCTCGATAAGCTGAAAACGCCCCGCTATTCGAGACTGGGCAGCGAGGTGGCATTGCTGCGTTCTGGTGTGCTGGATGCTTCGGGCGATACAAAAACTGCCTATGACAGCCTGGTATCACTGGAAGCCAAAACACCGAACGACGAAGTGATGAAGACTTTGCTGAAATACGGCGGCAAGTTGGGTAAGGATGCCAAGGAAACAGACAAGGACGTTTGGGCCGCACGGGAGAAAACGATCCGGACTGCACCGGCCTTCAACCTGGGCCTGTATACATCTGATAAAAAGGCTTCCCTATCGGATTATAAGGGCAAGGTGGTGCTGCTGACTTTCTGGTTCCCTGGTTGTGGGCCCTGTCGCGGTGAATTTCCTCATTTTGAAAACGTGGTCAGGAAGTTCAAGGGGAAGCACCTCGCTTACCTGGGAATTAATGTATTTCCCGAACAGGACGACTATGTGTTGCCTTTTATGCAGGGCACGAAGTATTCCTTTATTCCCCTGCGGGGCACTGCCGACTGGGCATTGAAAACTTATAATGTGCGGGGTGAGCCTACCAACTTTTTGATTGATGGCGAGGGACGTATCGTATTTTCCAATTTTATGATCAACGGCGACAATGAACGCATGCTGGAACTGATGATCAGCTCCATGCTGGCGAAGGGAGATCAAAAAGGAGCGTCGCTGCCCGGCACGCCGGCAAGGTAA
- a CDS encoding HEAT repeat domain-containing protein has product MSNELENYIRNNLDELDRKKPDDAVLGRILSAMKPKGNDKSGGIVIPFRILKWAVACLLAAACGIAWWYFNQQQPATSVTPEVTQTNIPEKRPLQEPAIDSAARTTVDVKDQSVTMPQKILVHKVKAKQQVLWAGLYNMQSAASRINAVALMSRLKNNGYDVINALVQVLNNDPNTNVRLAALDGLTRFYKEAYVRKKLVASLKKQQDPLVQINLIDLLTWMQESSILSDLERMVNDENTNKAVKDVAWSGILQLRPGIIN; this is encoded by the coding sequence ATGAGTAATGAGTTAGAAAATTATATCCGCAATAACCTGGATGAGCTGGACAGGAAAAAGCCCGACGACGCGGTACTGGGCCGCATCCTCTCAGCAATGAAGCCAAAAGGAAACGATAAGTCAGGTGGTATCGTGATCCCTTTCCGGATATTGAAATGGGCCGTGGCCTGCCTGTTGGCCGCAGCTTGCGGCATTGCCTGGTGGTATTTCAACCAGCAACAGCCGGCGACCAGCGTCACTCCCGAAGTTACCCAAACCAATATACCGGAAAAACGGCCGTTGCAAGAACCGGCAATAGATTCGGCAGCACGCACCACCGTTGATGTAAAGGATCAATCTGTCACTATGCCTCAAAAAATCTTGGTACATAAAGTGAAAGCAAAACAGCAGGTATTATGGGCAGGGTTATACAATATGCAATCGGCAGCAAGCAGGATCAACGCCGTTGCATTGATGTCCAGGCTGAAAAACAATGGCTACGACGTCATCAATGCCTTGGTGCAGGTCCTGAATAATGATCCCAATACCAATGTGCGGCTGGCTGCACTGGATGGACTGACCCGCTTTTATAAGGAGGCTTATGTGAGAAAAAAGCTGGTGGCTTCGTTAAAAAAACAACAGGACCCGCTGGTGCAGATCAACCTGATCGATTTGCTCACCTGGATGCAGGAATCAAGTATCCTGTCGGATCTGGAGAGAATGGTCAACGATGAAAACACAAATAAAGCTGTTAAGGATGTTGCCTGGTCCGGCATACTGCAACTTCGTCCTGGAATAATTAATTAA
- a CDS encoding ThuA domain-containing protein, with protein MRTNKFPSYLRATPLLCCMLAACIHYAAAQQTKIKVLVITGGHGFQRQPFYDVFNAIPSITYDTLVQPQANALIASPGVNRYDVLVFYDMGDSIPPAQQEAYIRLLKKGASMIFLHHALVSYQNWPEFVRIVGGQYHTHPVVVNGDTLKANYEHDVNIPVKVEDRSHPVTRGISNFEIFDEVYGDVEILPQVKPLLSTTHPKSMRYLAWVNHYGNSDVLYIQLGHGPSGYSNPNFRKLLQQAIEWSAKQSKK; from the coding sequence ATGCGCACCAATAAATTCCCCTCTTATCTGCGGGCAACGCCCCTACTCTGTTGCATGCTCGCAGCATGTATTCATTACGCAGCCGCACAGCAGACGAAGATCAAGGTGCTGGTTATAACCGGAGGACATGGATTTCAACGCCAACCATTTTATGACGTTTTTAACGCCATTCCTTCCATTACCTACGATACCCTGGTGCAGCCGCAGGCCAATGCGCTCATCGCTTCACCCGGAGTGAACAGGTATGATGTGCTCGTATTTTACGACATGGGCGATTCCATCCCGCCCGCGCAGCAGGAGGCCTACATCCGCCTGCTAAAAAAAGGAGCCTCCATGATCTTCCTCCATCATGCGTTGGTGTCGTACCAAAACTGGCCTGAATTCGTCAGGATCGTAGGCGGACAATACCACACCCACCCTGTGGTGGTAAATGGCGATACCTTGAAGGCCAACTACGAACATGATGTGAACATCCCCGTGAAAGTGGAAGACAGATCGCATCCCGTGACCAGAGGCATCAGTAATTTTGAAATATTTGATGAGGTATATGGTGACGTTGAAATATTACCACAGGTCAAACCTTTGCTCAGTACTACACACCCTAAAAGCATGCGCTATCTCGCATGGGTCAATCATTATGGGAATTCAGATGTCCTATACATACAATTAGGCCATGGCCCTTCCGGTTATTCCAATCCGAATTTCCGGAAACTGTTACAGCAAGCCATTGAATGGTCTGCCAAACAATCAAAAAAATAG
- a CDS encoding RNA polymerase sigma-70 factor yields MLTHSDQELLQGLAAGDRIAFDAIYTRYWYELYQSAYSIFRDTEACMDIVQDVFVWLWEKRAEVHIQTSLAAYLRAAVKFKTANYIRSGKTRQDVLERARRIATASAAAPANEVEIRELKNIIRHVTESLPDKCREIFYLSRSEHLSNQQIADRLNISVKAVERQMTIALRRIRTAVEQYMLYLLMVVILPVYL; encoded by the coding sequence TTGTTGACCCATTCTGATCAGGAACTGCTGCAAGGCCTTGCAGCGGGCGACCGTATTGCTTTTGACGCTATTTATACACGCTATTGGTATGAACTGTACCAATCGGCCTATAGCATTTTTCGCGACACAGAGGCTTGTATGGACATTGTACAGGATGTATTTGTATGGCTTTGGGAGAAACGCGCCGAAGTGCATATACAAACATCCCTGGCTGCTTATCTCAGGGCTGCCGTCAAGTTTAAGACTGCCAATTATATCCGGTCTGGCAAAACACGCCAGGATGTTTTGGAGCGAGCCCGTCGAATTGCTACCGCTAGTGCCGCTGCGCCAGCCAATGAAGTAGAGATAAGGGAGTTAAAAAACATTATCCGGCACGTAACAGAAAGCCTGCCGGACAAATGCCGCGAAATATTTTACCTGAGCCGGTCCGAGCATCTGAGCAACCAGCAGATTGCCGACCGGCTCAATATTTCTGTTAAAGCCGTGGAAAGGCAGATGACCATTGCCCTACGCCGGATAAGAACGGCCGTGGAGCAATATATGCTGTACCTGCTGATGGTTGTAATTTTACCCGTTTACCTTTAA
- a CDS encoding RNA polymerase sigma factor produces the protein MCKRGNPAAYTELYNEHAGAVYNTIIRLVKHTAEAEDILQESFVAAFQGIAAFTPAGGFRAWVKRIAINKSIDWIRKQKISFVELESHLLPVTEEEMIDEAAFQFTMDAIAAAIELLPDNYRTIFTLYAVENIPQAEIAQMLGLENTTVRTQYHRAKQKLLFTLSKGGCHE, from the coding sequence ATGTGTAAGCGCGGCAATCCCGCAGCTTATACTGAGTTATACAATGAGCACGCCGGGGCAGTATATAATACCATTATAAGGCTGGTTAAACATACGGCAGAAGCAGAAGATATCCTGCAAGAGAGTTTTGTGGCTGCTTTCCAGGGTATAGCAGCCTTCACGCCGGCAGGCGGGTTCAGGGCCTGGGTGAAAAGAATTGCCATTAACAAATCCATTGACTGGATCCGGAAACAGAAAATAAGTTTTGTAGAACTGGAGTCCCATTTGCTTCCTGTGACAGAAGAAGAGATGATAGACGAGGCAGCCTTTCAATTTACCATGGATGCTATCGCAGCAGCCATTGAATTGTTGCCAGACAATTACCGCACCATTTTTACCCTCTATGCGGTAGAAAACATACCGCAGGCAGAAATTGCTCAAATGCTTGGGCTGGAAAATACGACTGTGAGGACCCAATACCACAGGGCCAAACAAAAACTATTATTTACCCTCAGCAAAGGAGGTTGTCATGAGTAA
- a CDS encoding SMP-30/gluconolactonase/LRE family protein, giving the protein MKPIPSLLLRQCFLLLVLSVVLIGESPAQDIINDYQQFITAYNEKKYEPCVQFGIPLVKYTDHPGIQYKLAECYCQTDQLAKSLDLLGLLAGRGLPYKVEENKGFSRLYGDKRFAEYAAAFLKNRIAVNKSTVSFEINDSLLIPEGIAYDSLRQTFFIGSLARHKVIRCSGNGDCSDFVTGAASGFWMALGMKVSPDFKSLWLCSASEQDTLNGYSGLFRFEIPSGKLIQQFVMDNKKGPHLFNDLVLTGGGDIYFTDSKGGKVWRILPGSDTLTEYAAGFIYPNGIAADEENKVLFVADFTGLHMIDLVTGKRSLISHQGRTYLNGIDGLYYYKGSLIGIQDSGNQDDRVVRFYYDIKKNIITRTETLQSFRKDFIIPTTGALVNGQLHYIANAQLRSLQPDGSLTNPEKLVKPVILKLKVE; this is encoded by the coding sequence ATGAAGCCTATTCCATCCTTGCTGCTCCGGCAATGCTTCCTGTTATTGGTCCTTTCCGTGGTACTTATCGGGGAATCGCCCGCACAGGATATCATCAATGATTATCAGCAGTTCATTACAGCGTATAATGAAAAGAAATATGAACCCTGTGTTCAGTTTGGAATACCACTGGTAAAGTACACCGACCATCCGGGTATTCAATACAAGCTCGCAGAGTGCTATTGTCAGACTGATCAACTCGCCAAAAGCCTGGACCTGCTTGGTTTGCTGGCTGGGCGGGGCCTGCCTTACAAGGTGGAAGAGAACAAGGGATTTTCGCGGCTGTATGGTGATAAGCGTTTTGCTGAATATGCAGCAGCCTTCCTGAAAAACCGTATAGCCGTCAACAAGAGTACAGTCTCATTTGAGATCAATGATTCCCTGTTAATACCGGAGGGGATTGCCTATGATAGCCTGCGCCAAACATTTTTTATTGGCAGCCTGGCCAGGCATAAAGTGATCAGGTGTTCGGGTAATGGGGACTGCTCCGATTTTGTGACTGGTGCAGCGTCCGGCTTCTGGATGGCGCTTGGCATGAAAGTGAGTCCCGACTTTAAGAGTTTATGGTTATGCAGTGCCTCAGAACAAGACACCCTGAACGGTTATTCCGGCCTGTTCAGGTTTGAAATACCTTCCGGAAAACTGATCCAACAATTTGTGATGGATAATAAAAAGGGACCGCATTTATTCAATGACCTCGTTTTAACCGGCGGGGGCGATATTTATTTTACAGACAGTAAGGGAGGGAAAGTATGGCGGATCCTGCCGGGAAGCGATACCTTGACGGAATATGCTGCAGGCTTTATTTATCCGAACGGCATTGCTGCTGATGAAGAAAATAAGGTCCTTTTTGTGGCTGATTTTACTGGCTTACACATGATTGACCTGGTAACCGGGAAACGTTCACTGATCAGCCACCAGGGAAGGACTTATCTGAACGGTATAGATGGTCTTTATTATTACAAAGGATCATTGATCGGTATACAGGATTCCGGCAACCAGGACGATAGGGTAGTCAGGTTTTATTATGATATCAAAAAGAATATCATCACCAGGACGGAAACGCTGCAATCTTTTCGTAAGGACTTTATTATTCCGACAACAGGAGCCCTTGTAAACGGACAACTCCATTATATTGCCAACGCCCAGCTACGGAGCCTGCAGCCGGATGGCAGTCTTACTAATCCTGAAAAGTTAGTGAAGCCGGTTATTCTGAAGCTGAAGGTGGAGTAG